The proteins below come from a single Mustela nigripes isolate SB6536 chromosome 14, MUSNIG.SB6536, whole genome shotgun sequence genomic window:
- the LOC132001396 gene encoding LOW QUALITY PROTEIN: transcription and mRNA export factor ENY2-like (The sequence of the model RefSeq protein was modified relative to this genomic sequence to represent the inferred CDS: substituted 2 bases at 2 genomic stop codons) yields the protein MNKDAQMSAAIDQKLIETGERERLNELLRAKLTECGXKTHXWKAHCKEVIKEKGLLMTSVAEITPKGRALVPDSVKKELLQRIRTFLAQHASL from the coding sequence ATGAACAAAGATGCGCAGATGAGCGCAGCGATTGACCAAAAGTTGATAGAAACTGGAGAAAGAGAACGCCTCAACGAGTTGCTGAGAGCTAAATTAACTGAATGTGGCTGAAAGACACATTAGTGGAAGGCACACTGTAAAGAGGTAATTAAAGAAAAGGGTCTATTGATGACTTCGGTGGCTGAAATCACACCAAAAGGCAGAGCCCTGGTACCTGACAGTGTAAAGAAGGAGCTCCTACAAAGAATAAGAACATTCCTTGCTCAGCATGCCAGCCTTTAA